Proteins from one Thermobifida alba genomic window:
- a CDS encoding glutaredoxin family protein, translating to MSDRIEKSDNPHVVTMLGKPGCHLCEEALAVIARVCAEVGARYEVRDLTVADEAEQEEYWDKIPVTFVDGRQHDFWRVDERRLRAALTGAR from the coding sequence ATGTCGGACCGCATCGAGAAGAGTGATAATCCTCACGTGGTCACCATGTTGGGGAAACCGGGGTGCCACCTGTGCGAGGAGGCGCTCGCCGTCATCGCGCGGGTCTGCGCCGAGGTGGGCGCCCGCTACGAGGTCCGCGACCTCACCGTGGCCGACGAGGCGGAGCAGGAGGAGTACTGGGACAAGATCCCGGTCACCTTCGTCGACGGCAGGCAGCACGACTTCTGGCGGGTGGACGAGCGCCGACTGCGCGCCGCGCTGACCGGGGCCCGGTGA
- a CDS encoding MoaD/ThiS family protein gives MRPHGTIRYWAAAKAAAGRAEETYAAGTLDDLLEQVRRKYEGNATLLSVLKRSSFLVNSTPVGALPHGEIVLEPGWTVEVLPPFAGG, from the coding sequence TTGAGGCCTCACGGGACCATCAGGTACTGGGCCGCGGCCAAGGCCGCCGCCGGCCGCGCCGAAGAGACCTACGCCGCAGGGACACTGGACGACCTGCTCGAACAGGTCCGCCGAAAATACGAGGGAAACGCCACACTGCTGAGCGTTCTGAAGCGTTCGTCGTTTTTGGTGAACTCCACTCCGGTGGGCGCGCTGCCCCACGGCGAGATTGTTCTGGAACCCGGATGGACCGTGGAGGTCCTCCCGCCCTTCGCAGGCGGATGA
- a CDS encoding winged helix-turn-helix transcriptional regulator, which produces MSHLLLLTNSNEPSDQILPALGLLLHSVRIAPAEASALLTPGHDRAAGLPVDAILVDARTDLAAARNLCRLLHTTGLDCPLIAVLTEGGVAALTPDWQVTDFLLTTAGPAEVEARLRLSVGQADSAADDPDEIRRGDLVIDEATYTARLRGRILDLTFKEFELLKFLAQHPGRVFTRAQLLQEVWGYDYFGGTRTIDVHVRRLRAKLGTEYESLIGTVRNVGYRFVMDPVADSASRAADDRAAARPEEAEPPLARHRV; this is translated from the coding sequence ATGAGCCACCTTCTGCTACTGACCAACTCCAACGAGCCGTCCGATCAGATCCTGCCCGCCCTGGGGCTGCTCCTGCACTCGGTGCGCATCGCGCCCGCCGAGGCGAGCGCCCTGCTGACCCCCGGACACGACCGCGCGGCCGGCCTGCCGGTGGACGCGATCCTGGTGGACGCCCGCACCGATCTCGCCGCGGCACGGAACCTGTGCCGCCTGCTGCACACCACGGGCCTGGACTGCCCGCTCATCGCCGTCCTCACCGAGGGGGGCGTCGCCGCGCTGACCCCCGACTGGCAGGTGACCGACTTCCTGCTCACCACCGCCGGTCCGGCCGAGGTTGAGGCGCGGCTGCGGCTGTCGGTCGGCCAGGCCGACAGCGCCGCCGACGACCCCGACGAGATCCGCCGCGGCGACCTGGTCATCGACGAGGCCACCTACACGGCCCGGCTGCGCGGCCGCATCCTCGACCTCACCTTCAAGGAGTTCGAGCTCCTGAAGTTCCTCGCCCAGCACCCCGGCCGGGTCTTCACCCGCGCCCAACTGCTCCAGGAGGTGTGGGGGTACGACTACTTCGGCGGCACCCGCACGATCGACGTGCACGTGCGGCGGCTGCGCGCCAAGCTCGGCACCGAGTACGAGTCCCTGATCGGGACCGTGCGCAACGTCGGCTACCGCTTCGTCATGGACCCCGTCGCGGACTCCGCGTCCCGGGCCGCCGACGACCGCGCGGCGGCGCGGCCGGAGGAGGCGGAGCCGCCGCTGGCCCGGCACAGGGTCTGA
- the mshD gene encoding mycothiol synthase, whose product MSHILTTDTLDSEQVAAVLALAEAVREADGVEALSEQTLLRVRHGALGRARFHLAYVGTGREATLGGFAFAEVSTGEPDSAELAVAPSWRRRGLGLRLLDDLFANASARGLRVWAHGDLEAARALAASAGLERMRALWKMRLPLRATDSSAAPELPEPRLSPEVAENLEIRTFRVGSDEREWLRTNARAFADHPEQGGITLDDLRQRAQEEWFDPAGFFVAADPRSGRIAGYHWTKVHADGAGLTDGEPVGEVYVVGVDPAWQGSGLGRALTLVGLRHLRDRGLPWVLLYVDEENRPAVRLYRSLGFELWESDVMYGRAGG is encoded by the coding sequence ATGAGCCACATCCTCACCACTGACACGCTGGACTCCGAACAGGTCGCGGCGGTGCTCGCCCTGGCCGAGGCCGTGCGGGAGGCGGACGGTGTCGAAGCGTTGTCGGAGCAGACCCTGCTGCGGGTCCGGCACGGGGCCCTCGGCCGGGCGCGCTTCCACCTGGCGTACGTCGGGACCGGCCGCGAGGCGACCCTCGGCGGCTTCGCCTTCGCCGAGGTCTCCACGGGGGAGCCGGACTCGGCGGAGTTGGCGGTCGCGCCGTCGTGGCGGCGGCGCGGGCTGGGGCTGCGGCTGCTGGACGACCTGTTCGCCAACGCCAGCGCACGCGGCCTGCGGGTGTGGGCGCACGGCGATCTGGAGGCCGCCCGGGCTCTGGCCGCTTCGGCGGGTCTGGAGCGGATGCGGGCCCTGTGGAAGATGCGGCTGCCGCTGCGCGCCACGGACTCGTCCGCCGCGCCGGAACTGCCCGAGCCCCGCCTGTCCCCCGAGGTCGCCGAGAACCTGGAGATCCGGACGTTCCGGGTGGGCTCCGACGAGCGGGAGTGGCTGCGCACCAATGCCCGCGCCTTCGCCGACCACCCCGAGCAGGGCGGTATCACCCTGGACGACCTGCGCCAGCGCGCGCAGGAGGAGTGGTTCGACCCGGCTGGCTTCTTCGTCGCGGCCGATCCGCGCAGCGGCCGGATCGCCGGCTACCACTGGACCAAGGTGCACGCCGACGGGGCGGGGCTGACCGACGGGGAGCCGGTGGGCGAGGTCTACGTGGTGGGGGTCGACCCCGCCTGGCAGGGCAGCGGCCTGGGGCGGGCGCTGACCCTGGTCGGGCTGCGCCACCTGCGGGACCGGGGGCTGCCGTGGGTGCTGCTGTACGTGGACGAGGAGAACCGTCCCGCGGTGCGGCTGTACCGCTCGCTCGGCTTCGAGCTGTGGGAGAGCGACGTCATGTACGGCCGCGCGGGCGGGTGA
- the pstS gene encoding phosphate ABC transporter substrate-binding protein PstS translates to MKLSRYGTIAGAALAGALALSACGSDQAVAPEENSGASAGSVDCVQGGGTLAGAGASSQENAMAAWVAAYTGACADTTVNYDSVGSGAGRSQFIEGAVSFAGSDSAMDEEETEQATERCGSEVVHLPGYISPIAVIFNLDGIDSLNLRPEVIADIFNQKITKWNDEAIAADNPDVELPDADIVPVNRSDESGTTENFVQYLSEAAPDNWPHEVSGDWPIAPVEAAQGSSGVVSAVQGGTGTIGYVDASHAADFGTVAVGVGDEFVPYSPEAAAAIVDSAQPREGNSENDLAVTLDYATDESGVYPIVLVSYEIVCLEYAEQAEADLVKSFIGYVISEQGQQAAADEAGSAPLSDATREKIQNVLDQIRVAS, encoded by the coding sequence GTGAAGCTCTCTAGGTATGGCACGATCGCGGGCGCGGCCCTCGCCGGCGCCCTCGCGCTCTCCGCCTGCGGCAGTGACCAGGCAGTCGCCCCCGAAGAGAACAGCGGCGCGAGCGCGGGCAGCGTCGACTGCGTGCAGGGCGGTGGCACCCTGGCCGGCGCCGGCGCCAGCTCGCAGGAGAACGCGATGGCGGCGTGGGTGGCCGCCTACACCGGTGCCTGCGCGGACACCACCGTCAACTACGACTCGGTGGGTTCCGGCGCCGGCCGCTCCCAGTTCATCGAGGGAGCCGTGTCCTTCGCCGGCTCCGACTCGGCCATGGACGAGGAGGAGACCGAGCAGGCCACCGAACGCTGCGGCTCCGAGGTCGTCCACCTCCCCGGCTACATCAGCCCGATCGCCGTCATCTTCAACCTCGACGGCATCGACTCGCTGAACCTGCGCCCCGAGGTGATCGCCGACATCTTCAACCAGAAGATCACCAAGTGGAACGACGAGGCGATCGCCGCTGACAACCCCGACGTCGAACTGCCCGACGCCGACATCGTCCCGGTGAACCGCTCCGACGAGTCCGGCACCACCGAGAACTTCGTGCAGTACCTGTCCGAGGCCGCCCCCGACAACTGGCCGCACGAGGTCAGCGGCGACTGGCCGATCGCCCCGGTCGAGGCCGCCCAGGGCTCCTCCGGTGTCGTCTCCGCCGTCCAGGGCGGCACGGGCACCATCGGCTACGTCGACGCCTCGCACGCCGCCGACTTCGGCACCGTGGCCGTCGGCGTCGGCGACGAGTTCGTCCCGTACAGCCCGGAGGCCGCCGCCGCCATCGTCGACTCCGCCCAGCCTCGCGAGGGCAACTCCGAGAACGACCTGGCCGTCACGCTCGACTACGCCACCGACGAGTCCGGCGTCTACCCGATCGTGCTCGTCAGCTACGAGATCGTGTGCCTGGAGTACGCCGAGCAGGCCGAGGCCGACCTCGTGAAGAGCTTCATCGGCTACGTCATCAGCGAGCAGGGCCAGCAGGCCGCTGCCGACGAGGCCGGCTCCGCGCCGCTCTCCGACGCCACCCGCGAGAAGATCCAGAACGTGCTGGACCAGATCCGGGTTGCGAGCTGA
- the pstC gene encoding phosphate ABC transporter permease subunit PstC: MTTTDPSTAARAPRGKRRIGDVLFAGGAQGSGILILAILAGVAAFLLLQSLDSLTANTANFLTTSEWDANTRDEPAFGVAALAFGTVLAAAIALVLATPVAIGIALFIVFYAPRRIAAVLGYLVDLLAAIPSVVYGLWGIGWLVVHLTPFYGWLETYFGWIPLFAGPVSTTGRTMLSAGIVLAVMILPIITAMTRDVFLQVPQSHREAALALGATRWEMIRMAVLPFGRPGIIGGAMLGLGRALGETMAVAMILSPSLVISWFLLQSGNQTIAAHIALQYPEATGYGVSALIAAGLVLFAITLIVNMAARFVVSRRKEFA, encoded by the coding sequence ATGACCACCACGGACCCGTCCACGGCGGCCCGAGCACCACGGGGCAAACGCCGCATCGGCGACGTCCTCTTCGCCGGTGGAGCCCAGGGTTCAGGGATCCTGATCCTGGCGATCCTGGCCGGTGTCGCCGCCTTCCTGCTCCTGCAGTCCCTCGACTCCCTGACCGCGAACACCGCGAACTTCCTCACCACCTCCGAGTGGGACGCCAACACCCGTGACGAGCCCGCCTTCGGCGTGGCCGCCCTGGCCTTCGGCACGGTGCTGGCCGCGGCGATCGCCCTCGTCCTGGCCACTCCGGTGGCGATCGGCATCGCCCTGTTCATCGTCTTCTACGCACCCCGCCGCATCGCCGCGGTCCTGGGCTACCTGGTGGACCTGCTCGCGGCGATCCCCAGCGTCGTCTACGGCCTGTGGGGCATCGGCTGGCTCGTCGTCCACCTGACGCCGTTCTACGGCTGGCTGGAGACCTACTTCGGCTGGATCCCGCTGTTCGCCGGCCCGGTCTCCACGACCGGACGCACCATGCTCAGCGCGGGCATCGTGCTGGCGGTCATGATCCTGCCGATCATCACCGCCATGACCCGCGACGTGTTCCTCCAGGTCCCCCAGTCGCACCGGGAGGCCGCCCTGGCGCTGGGCGCCACCCGCTGGGAGATGATCCGCATGGCGGTGCTGCCCTTCGGCCGCCCCGGCATCATCGGCGGCGCGATGCTCGGCCTGGGCCGGGCACTGGGCGAGACCATGGCGGTGGCCATGATCCTGTCGCCTTCCCTGGTCATCTCCTGGTTCCTGCTGCAGAGCGGCAACCAGACGATCGCCGCGCACATCGCCCTGCAGTACCCCGAGGCCACCGGCTACGGCGTCTCCGCGCTGATCGCGGCCGGCCTGGTCCTCTTCGCCATCACCCTGATCGTGAACATGGCGGCCCGCTTCGTCGTCTCCCGCCGCAAGGAGTTCGCGTAA
- the pstA gene encoding phosphate ABC transporter permease PstA, with protein MSATKLSAPEKTVPPRPLTSSLGGKTLPTLFPPVLLVGVALVTAGLLYLTGGWNPALWAIVTALGYTVVVTVASAIVENGRKAKDRLVTAVVYVCFGIAMVPLVSLLWTVLSAGLVRLDGYFLTVSMNGVTPSMDAGGAYHAILGTLLMTLMAALISVPIGLMTAIYLVEYGKGRLKRAITFFVDVMTGIPSIVAGLFVVALWILLFGPGKTNGAAGAISLSVLMIPVVVRSCEEMLRLVPNELREASYALGVPKWLTVVKVVLPTAIAGITTGVMLALARVIGETAPLILTAGSSAVAINANLFEGQMMSLPVFIYSQVRMGGAINYERAWAGALTLIIIVMLLFLAARLVSRFFAPKTR; from the coding sequence ATGTCCGCCACGAAACTGTCCGCTCCGGAGAAGACCGTGCCGCCCCGACCGCTCACGTCCTCCCTCGGCGGCAAGACGCTGCCCACCCTCTTCCCGCCGGTGCTGCTCGTCGGCGTCGCCCTGGTCACCGCGGGCCTGCTGTACCTGACCGGCGGGTGGAACCCGGCGCTGTGGGCGATCGTCACCGCCCTGGGCTACACGGTCGTCGTCACCGTGGCCTCGGCCATCGTCGAGAACGGCCGCAAGGCCAAGGACCGCCTGGTCACCGCTGTCGTCTACGTCTGCTTCGGCATCGCCATGGTGCCGCTGGTGTCCCTGCTGTGGACGGTGCTCTCCGCGGGCCTGGTCCGGCTGGACGGCTACTTCCTGACCGTCTCCATGAACGGCGTCACCCCGAGCATGGACGCGGGCGGCGCCTACCACGCGATCCTCGGCACCCTGCTGATGACGCTCATGGCCGCGCTGATCTCGGTGCCCATCGGCCTGATGACCGCCATCTACCTGGTCGAGTACGGCAAGGGACGGCTCAAGCGGGCCATCACGTTCTTCGTGGACGTCATGACCGGCATCCCGTCCATCGTGGCCGGCCTGTTCGTGGTGGCACTGTGGATCCTGCTGTTCGGCCCGGGCAAGACCAACGGCGCGGCCGGTGCGATCTCGCTGTCGGTCCTGATGATCCCGGTCGTGGTGCGCTCCTGCGAGGAGATGCTGCGCCTGGTGCCCAACGAACTGCGGGAGGCCTCCTACGCCCTGGGCGTCCCCAAGTGGCTGACGGTGGTCAAGGTGGTCCTGCCGACCGCCATCGCGGGCATCACCACCGGTGTGATGCTGGCGCTGGCCCGGGTCATCGGCGAGACCGCGCCGCTCATCCTCACCGCGGGCTCCTCGGCCGTCGCCATCAACGCCAACCTCTTCGAGGGGCAGATGATGAGCCTGCCGGTGTTCATCTACTCGCAGGTCCGCATGGGCGGCGCCATCAACTACGAGCGTGCCTGGGCCGGCGCGCTGACCCTGATCATCATCGTGATGCTGCTGTTCCTCGCCGCCCGCCTGGTTTCGCGCTTCTTCGCTCCGAAGACGCGCTGA
- the pstB gene encoding phosphate ABC transporter ATP-binding protein PstB — MAKRIDVSGLHVYYGDFLAVEDVSMTIEPRSVTAFIGSSGCGKSTFLRTLNRMHEVTPGARVEGKVLLDDQDIYSPDVDPVAVRREVGMVFQRPNPFPTMSIYDNVIAGAKLNNQRLRKSEADDLVERSLRGANLWEEVKDRLDRPGAGLSGGQQQRLCIARAIAVEPSVLLMDEPCSALDPISTLAIEDLISKLKENYTIVIVTHNMQQAARVSDVTAFFNLAGTGKPGKLIEMGETNKIFTKPEKKETENYITGRFG, encoded by the coding sequence GTGGCCAAGCGAATCGACGTCTCCGGACTGCACGTCTACTACGGTGACTTCCTCGCCGTCGAGGACGTCTCGATGACCATCGAACCCCGGTCGGTCACCGCCTTCATCGGCTCCTCCGGCTGCGGCAAGTCCACCTTCCTGCGCACCCTGAACCGGATGCACGAGGTCACCCCCGGGGCCCGGGTGGAAGGCAAGGTCCTCCTGGACGACCAGGACATCTACTCGCCGGACGTGGACCCGGTGGCGGTGCGCCGCGAGGTCGGCATGGTCTTCCAGCGCCCCAACCCGTTCCCGACCATGTCCATCTACGACAACGTCATCGCCGGCGCCAAGCTCAACAACCAGCGGCTGCGCAAGTCCGAGGCCGACGACCTGGTGGAGCGCTCCCTGCGCGGCGCGAACCTGTGGGAGGAGGTCAAGGACCGCCTCGACCGTCCCGGCGCGGGCCTGTCCGGCGGTCAGCAGCAGCGCCTGTGCATCGCCCGCGCCATCGCGGTGGAGCCCAGCGTGCTGCTCATGGACGAGCCCTGCTCGGCACTGGACCCGATCTCGACGCTGGCGATCGAGGACCTGATCTCCAAGCTGAAGGAGAACTACACGATCGTCATCGTCACCCACAACATGCAGCAGGCCGCCCGGGTCAGCGACGTGACGGCGTTCTTCAACCTGGCGGGCACCGGCAAGCCCGGCAAGCTCATCGAGATGGGCGAGACGAACAAGATCTTCACCAAGCCGGAGAAGAAGGAGACCGAGAACTACATCACCGGACGTTTCGGCTAG
- a CDS encoding MFS transporter, translating into MSLVHAVPPRCAPFVPTLLVISATALLVVSQFYVVIPVFDQLAAAWSTDQRTVTWTQTVFGFGYSAGFLLWGWAADRYGVRRTVVLGVSATAVTTLLVAFAPGVGWALALRTLQGVSAATFAPAAFAYLGTRLAPHRRAVALTTLTSSFFAASIVGQVAAQAVGGADRWPWIFHASGAAFAVAALALALVLLPEPSAPDSEAPPPSPLGAMGPLVAKAPVLLLLLAVSTIMSSFVAVYTAVELSGAVVDPDQLLLLRASGLPAMVLVPLLTPLLVRVPPVARGVAALAGSAAATAGIAAAPETPYVLGTLLFVLVVTVGTAAPSMVEAVMVHAVRTPGAGTALYVFTLFLGASLGPQISALVGYDLTATALAASGVLGAGAACAVASHALTRGRRRTGD; encoded by the coding sequence GTGTCCCTGGTCCACGCGGTCCCGCCCCGGTGTGCGCCCTTCGTGCCGACCCTGCTCGTGATCTCGGCCACGGCCCTGCTCGTGGTCAGCCAGTTCTATGTCGTCATCCCCGTCTTCGACCAGCTCGCCGCGGCCTGGTCAACCGATCAGCGGACGGTGACCTGGACACAGACCGTGTTCGGGTTCGGCTACTCCGCGGGCTTCCTGCTGTGGGGGTGGGCCGCCGACCGGTACGGCGTCCGCAGGACCGTCGTCCTCGGAGTCTCCGCGACAGCGGTGACGACCCTGCTGGTCGCGTTCGCTCCCGGGGTGGGATGGGCGCTGGCCCTCAGGACGCTCCAGGGCGTCAGCGCGGCGACGTTCGCCCCGGCGGCCTTCGCCTATCTGGGCACCCGCCTGGCACCCCACCGCAGGGCTGTGGCCCTGACCACGCTGACCAGTTCGTTCTTCGCCGCTTCCATCGTCGGACAGGTGGCCGCCCAGGCGGTCGGCGGCGCCGACCGCTGGCCGTGGATCTTCCACGCCTCGGGAGCCGCCTTCGCGGTGGCGGCGCTCGCCCTGGCTCTGGTGCTGCTTCCGGAACCGTCGGCGCCGGACTCCGAGGCGCCGCCTCCCAGCCCGCTGGGCGCGATGGGCCCGCTGGTCGCCAAGGCGCCGGTCCTGCTCCTGCTCCTGGCCGTCTCGACCATCATGAGCAGCTTCGTCGCGGTCTACACCGCCGTCGAACTGTCCGGTGCGGTCGTTGATCCCGACCAGCTGCTCCTGTTGCGTGCGAGCGGGCTGCCCGCCATGGTCCTGGTTCCCCTTCTCACCCCCCTGCTCGTCCGGGTACCGCCCGTGGCGCGGGGGGTCGCCGCGCTGGCGGGCTCCGCGGCCGCCACCGCGGGGATCGCCGCGGCTCCGGAGACGCCGTACGTCCTCGGAACGCTGCTCTTCGTCCTCGTGGTCACCGTCGGAACGGCCGCGCCCAGCATGGTGGAGGCCGTCATGGTGCACGCCGTCCGGACGCCCGGAGCCGGAACGGCGCTGTACGTCTTCACCCTGTTCCTGGGAGCGAGTCTGGGGCCCCAGATCAGCGCCCTGGTCGGCTACGACCTGACCGCGACAGCCCTTGCCGCGTCCGGTGTCCTCGGGGCCGGCGCAGCGTGTGCCGTGGCGTCGCACGCCCTGACCCGCGGGCGGAGGCGGACCGGCGACTGA
- a CDS encoding TetR/AcrR family transcriptional regulator yields MAWDTERTRALLLEAAVAEFSAHGLSGARVDRIAARAGVNKERIYQYFGNKESLFDAVLLAELDRLVDAVPLRAATPEEFASYVVDVFDYHQGHPHLARLLYWEGLERADRPVPGEDQRTRRYRQKVRELSAALGRDPDDTAHLLLGVIALAASWQALPQLNRMLLGSPDPEQRRVHLAETVRRLWAPPASPPASGASQHRSGTQKTSRTSP; encoded by the coding sequence ATGGCCTGGGACACCGAACGCACGCGGGCGCTGCTGCTCGAAGCCGCGGTCGCGGAATTCTCCGCACACGGGCTGTCCGGCGCGCGCGTCGACCGGATCGCGGCTCGGGCCGGGGTCAACAAGGAGCGCATCTACCAGTACTTCGGCAACAAGGAGTCGCTGTTCGACGCGGTACTCCTGGCAGAACTCGACCGTCTGGTCGACGCGGTACCGCTGCGTGCCGCCACCCCGGAGGAGTTCGCCTCCTACGTCGTCGACGTCTTCGACTACCACCAGGGACACCCGCACCTGGCGCGCCTGCTGTACTGGGAAGGCCTGGAACGCGCCGACCGGCCCGTTCCCGGGGAGGACCAGCGCACCCGGCGCTACCGGCAGAAGGTGCGTGAACTCTCCGCCGCGCTGGGCCGGGACCCCGACGACACGGCCCACCTCCTGCTCGGCGTCATCGCTCTCGCCGCCAGCTGGCAGGCACTGCCGCAGTTGAACCGCATGCTCCTCGGCTCCCCGGATCCCGAACAGCGACGTGTCCACCTCGCCGAGACCGTCCGCCGCCTCTGGGCCCCTCCGGCCTCTCCCCCGGCGTCAGGAGCGTCGCAGCACCGGTCCGGGACTCAGAAGACCAGCCGCACCAGTCCGTAG
- a CDS encoding inorganic phosphate transporter produces the protein MLLESALLAVVVAALVFAFTNGLHDAAHTIVTSIASRALTPWAAIPLAALMTLLGAFLGEGVARTIGQDLIDPIQGGDGLAVLFAALCGAAVWNLFAWYRGMPSSASHALVGGMIGAAMASAGEVRWGGVLTSFLLPMLVAPLLGWLLGYLIMLGILWLFRHTSPRSVNRGFKLAQSVSAATLALGNGLQDAQKTMGIVVLALVTVGHQSDYAVPSWVVVSSAAAISLGTATGGWRIMRTLGRRVSRIDPARGFAVEAAVSAIMGLTSLVWHAPVSSTHTTTSAIVGAGTARRLAEVRWAVFASIVKFWLLTVPAAAVVSACVYGLVRLVF, from the coding sequence GTGCTCCTCGAATCCGCCCTGCTCGCAGTGGTCGTGGCGGCTCTGGTCTTCGCGTTCACCAACGGCCTCCACGACGCCGCACACACCATCGTCACCTCCATCGCGTCCAGGGCCCTCACCCCCTGGGCCGCGATCCCCCTGGCCGCGCTGATGACCCTGCTGGGGGCCTTCCTCGGCGAAGGCGTGGCCCGCACCATCGGACAGGACCTCATCGACCCCATCCAGGGCGGCGACGGCCTCGCCGTGCTGTTCGCGGCGCTGTGCGGCGCGGCCGTCTGGAACCTCTTCGCCTGGTACCGGGGCATGCCCTCCTCTGCCTCGCACGCGCTCGTCGGCGGGATGATCGGCGCGGCGATGGCCTCCGCGGGAGAGGTGCGGTGGGGCGGCGTCCTCACCAGCTTCCTGCTCCCCATGCTGGTGGCCCCGCTGCTGGGCTGGCTGCTGGGCTACCTGATCATGCTGGGAATCCTGTGGCTCTTCCGGCACACCAGCCCCCGTTCGGTCAACCGGGGCTTCAAGCTCGCCCAGAGCGTGTCGGCGGCGACGCTGGCGCTGGGCAACGGCCTCCAGGACGCCCAGAAGACCATGGGCATCGTCGTCCTGGCCCTGGTCACCGTCGGCCACCAGAGCGACTACGCCGTTCCGAGCTGGGTGGTGGTCAGCTCCGCGGCGGCGATCTCGCTGGGCACCGCCACCGGCGGTTGGCGGATCATGCGCACCCTGGGGCGGCGGGTGAGCCGCATCGACCCGGCCCGGGGGTTCGCGGTGGAGGCGGCCGTCTCGGCCATCATGGGCCTCACCTCACTGGTCTGGCACGCTCCGGTCTCCAGCACGCACACCACCACCTCGGCCATCGTCGGCGCGGGCACCGCCCGGAGACTGGCGGAGGTGCGCTGGGCGGTGTTCGCCAGCATCGTGAAGTTCTGGCTGCTGACCGTCCCCGCGGCGGCGGTGGTCTCCGCCTGCGTCTACGGACTGGTGCGGCTGGTCTTCTGA
- a CDS encoding DUF47 domain-containing protein, which yields MRLRLTPRDDSYYEMFADFANNLVLASRLLVELISEDADRETIAEKMRQCEQAGDERAHAIMRRLNASFVTPFDREDIYRLASSLDNVMDALEAAVDFIGLYQLDRLPKGIIDQVGILERAAELTAEAMPRLRSMRNLSGYWVEINRLENQADQVYRRLLAHLFSGEYDALTVLKLKDVVDQLEAAADAFEHVANTVESIAVKEA from the coding sequence GTGCGTCTTCGCCTGACACCGCGCGATGACAGCTACTACGAGATGTTCGCCGATTTCGCGAACAACCTGGTCCTGGCCTCGCGGCTGCTGGTGGAACTCATCAGCGAGGACGCCGACCGAGAGACCATCGCCGAGAAGATGCGCCAGTGCGAGCAGGCGGGGGACGAACGCGCCCACGCGATCATGCGCCGGCTCAACGCGAGCTTCGTCACCCCCTTCGACCGCGAGGACATCTACCGGCTCGCCTCCAGCCTGGACAACGTCATGGACGCGCTGGAGGCCGCCGTGGACTTCATCGGGCTCTACCAGCTGGACCGGCTCCCCAAAGGCATCATCGACCAGGTCGGAATCCTGGAGCGCGCCGCCGAACTGACCGCGGAGGCCATGCCGCGGCTGCGGTCCATGCGCAACCTCTCCGGCTACTGGGTCGAGATCAACCGGTTGGAGAACCAGGCCGACCAGGTCTACCGGCGACTACTGGCCCACCTGTTCAGCGGCGAGTACGACGCGCTGACGGTCCTCAAACTCAAGGACGTCGTGGACCAGCTGGAAGCCGCGGCCGACGCCTTCGAACACGTGGCCAACACCGTCGAGAGCATCGCGGTCAAGGAAGCCTGA
- a CDS encoding sterol carrier family protein yields MAPRPTAAQRRHAALRSALDEQLAALGAPPYSGPDLPEPVLSACARALLRAHRGGLTPHRPAVRAVVRATLAELAARHPGQALEVRVPPYGAVQCLAGPRHTRGTPPGVVETDPLTWTALVVGEVTWADSVASHRVSASGVRADLSAVLPLWPRPDGTPPRASDPADSH; encoded by the coding sequence ATGGCCCCCAGACCCACCGCGGCACAGCGCCGGCACGCCGCACTGCGCTCCGCCCTCGACGAACAGCTCGCCGCCCTCGGCGCCCCGCCCTACTCCGGTCCCGATCTGCCGGAGCCGGTCCTGTCGGCCTGCGCCCGGGCCCTGCTGCGCGCCCACCGCGGCGGCCTGACACCGCACCGCCCGGCCGTCAGGGCCGTGGTGCGCGCGACCCTCGCCGAACTCGCCGCCCGCCACCCCGGCCAGGCCCTGGAGGTCCGGGTCCCCCCGTACGGCGCCGTGCAGTGCCTGGCGGGCCCCCGCCACACCCGCGGCACCCCGCCGGGCGTGGTCGAGACCGACCCGCTGACCTGGACCGCGCTGGTTGTGGGAGAAGTCACCTGGGCGGACTCGGTCGCCTCCCACCGCGTCTCGGCCAGCGGCGTACGCGCCGACCTGTCCGCGGTGCTGCCGCTGTGGCCCCGCCCGGACGGAACGCCCCCGCGTGCCTCCGACCCCGCGGACAGCCACTAA